In Synechococcales cyanobacterium T60_A2020_003, the DNA window GTTGGGATTGAATGTGGCATAGAACTGTTCGCTTGGGGGATGCCTAGCTGTTTCTACCGTTTCAAGCTAGAAAGGAGAGGGGCGATCGCCCCAGGGTTTTCCCCCACACAACACCAAAAATTGATCGCGAATGGAGGACAAGCATTATGGCAACCGATCGACGAGTCGCACGGGTGTCGGAGTTAATTAAGCGTGAAGTCAGCCAAATGCTGTTCTCGGACATTAAGGATGATCGGGTCGGCATGGGCATGGTTAGTGTGACGGAGGTGGAAGTGTCTAACGATCTCCAGCACGCCAGAATTTTTGTGAGCATCTACGGCACGGATGAAGCTAGGGCTGAAACGATGGAAGGACTGAAATCAGCAACCGGATTCGTCCGTAGCGAACTGGGACACCGGATGCGCCTGCGCCGTACGCCCGAAGTGGTGTTTATTGAAGATCGCGGCATTGAGCGAGGAACGCAAGTCCTGTCGCTGATCAACCGTCTGAGCGAAGAGCGCAAAGCGAAGGAAAGCGCTGAGTCTGTGGTTGAATCTACGGTTGAGCCGGAGTAGACGTGTGCTGCCGGACTGGACAACGCTTTCCCTCGAACGGCAGGTGGCGCAACTAGTCGTGGTTCGCGCCTCTGGTTTTCTGTTTGATCACCAAATTTTATATCCCCAGTGGGAACCTCCAGCGGCAACCTTAGAATGCTGGATTCGACAGTTGGGCGTTGGAGGTGTGATCCTGCTGGAGGGCAGTGCGGTTGAAGTAGGTTTGCGATCGCAGCAACTCCAGGATTGGTCAGCGATTCCGCTCTTGATTGCAGCGGATATTGAGGAAGGCGTCGGTCAGCGCTTTTCAGGGGCAACCGGGTTCCCACCACCGATGGCACTGGGTGCGATCGCCCATCGGGATTTGGCAAGGGCGATCGCTCTTGCGGAGGTAATGGGACAATGTACCGCCCAGGAAGCACTGGCGATCGGCATCAATTGGCTGTTTGCTCCGGTGGTGGATGTCAACAACAATCCCCAAAATCCGGTCATTAACATTCGGGCGTTTGGCGAAACCCCAGACGTAGTGTCTCAGTTGTCCACGGCCTTTATCCGAGGGGCACAGCGGCATCCCGTCCTGACTACCGCCAAACATTTTCCTGGTCATGGCGATACGGATACCGATTCCCATCTCCATTTACCCGTCATTCCCCACACGCTCGAACGCCTGCGAACGCTAGAGTTTCTGCCCTTTGAGGCGGCGATCGCGGCGGGGGTAGATGCGGTGATGACGGCTCATCTGCTGGTTCCGGGGATTGATCCCGATGCCCCGGCAACGCTGTCCCATGCCCTACTGACCGAGCAGTTGCGGATAGGAATGGACTTTGATGGGCTGATTGTCACCGATGCGCTGGTCATGGGAGCGATCGCCCAGCGGTATGGTGTGGAAGAAACGGCAGTTCGGGCGATCGCCGCCGGATCTGATATTTTGCTGATGCCTGCCGATCCAGAACGAACGATTGCGGCGGTGTGCCAAGCTGTGAAAACGGGACGCATTCCCCTAGAGCGCATTCATGCCTCGCTGGATCGGCTCTGGCAGGCGAAGGCAAAGGGGGCGATCGCGCACTCGTCGGGCGATACGTCCCATGCGTGGGAGCAGGTTTCACCCCCGCCAGTGAATCTAGAGGCGATCGCACAGCCCAGAGCGATCGCTACAGCCGAAGCGATCCTGCGAGAATCCATGCAGCAGTCTCGTCCTAGAACAGTGCCTCCGGTCTCCGAGGGAGATTCGGCCTGGAATCTGATCCTGCTGGATACAGCCATTCATTGTCCAATGCTGGGACTCAATGCTCCGGCGATCGCCCGTCCCCAAGCGTTGGGATATACCCTCAAACTGCTCGACTCCCATGCGATCGCGGCTGATCCCCTGCCGGATCTGCCGCCTACAGTCTTGCAACTCTTCCTGCGGGGCAATCCCTTTCGCAACACTGCCGGATTGCTCCACCAAGCGCAGGTTTGGTTAAAGGCACTGTCCCATGCAGACGCCTTACGGGGTGTTGTGATTTATGGCAGTCCCTATGCGCTGGACGCCTTAAAACCGCTGATCCCCGATAGGATTCCCTGGATCTTTTCCTATGGACAAATGCCCCAAGCTCAGGCGATCGCCCTAGACGTCCTGTTCGGGGCTGCGGTACAGAATTCAGAAATGAAGGGCGATCGCCCCTTTACGGACTAAGTCTCGCTCACCCTATTTCTCTAACCGCACCACATACCACTGCAAATACTGATCAGGGCCGAGATTGAGTTCACAGCTTGTTTCCATCAGGTAGCGGGCTTGGTCATCCAGGGACGAATAGCGCCGAACGTCTGCCGGAATATTGTCAGGATTCGCGCTCAGCACACCTTTGAGTTTGGCTAAGAGTTCGTCCGGGGTAAAAAATTGTTCAGGCTGATTGGTTTCCAGAACCACGTAGGCATCTTCCTGGAACATCATGGAATCGGGCATGGCGTTCTCCTAAAAACAGGGGTGAACAGGGGGCGGGTTTGGCAATCAGCCCTGAAATGGAGCAAGATCTATCAGCAAAACTCGCCCGTACAAGCCCATCATCCACGGGTAGGGGCGGGTTTGACAATCCAGCCTTGATGTGGAGCAGGATCTATCAGTAAAACCCGCCCCTACTGAATACAGATAAGAATCAAAAAGGGCGCGATCGCGCCCTCTTCACAGTTTAAGTTCAGACTCTCAGAGTTAGTCTTCCGCAAAAATGTACTTGTAGAGATCCTTGGGATCCGGCTCAGGACTGCTCTCCGCGAACTGAACCGCATCCACAATTACATTCTGGATCCTGCGCTCAATCTCCTTGAGTTCCTCTTCCGCCACGATGTTATTTCCGGTCAGGTAGTTCGCAAACCGCTTGATGGGATCACGAGAGAACCACTCTTCTTTCTCTTCTTTAGACCGCAGTTCATCGGGATCGGCCAAGGAGTGTCCCCGGAAACGATAGGTCAACGCTTCAATCAAGGTTGGGCCTTCGCCCGCACGGGCACGGGCAACCGCTTCCTTTGCAACCTCGCGCACCGCCAACACATCCATGCCATCGACTTCAACGCCCACCATGTTGAAGACGCTCGCCTTCTTGTAGATTTCAGGTTGGGAGGTGGCGCGATCGTGAGCCATCCCGATCGCCCACTTGTTGTTCTCAACCACGTAAATAATCGGCAGCTTCCACAGCGAAGCCATATTCAAGCACTCGAAAAACTGGCCGTTATTGGACGCGCCATCGCCAAAGAAGCACACCGTGACCTGATCCGCGCTTTCATCGCCCATGGCTTCGCGGCGATACTTGGACTGAAAGGCTGCACCCGTCGCAATGGGAATTCCCTCAGATACAAAGGCGTAACCACCGAGTAAGCCATGCTCCGCCGAGAATAGGTGCATTGAGCCCCCCCGACCCTTACTACATCCGGTTTCTTTTCCGAATAGTTCGGCCATGACCTCGCGAGCAGGAACGCCTGCACTCAAGGCATGGACATGATCCCGGTAGGTGCTGCAAACGTAGTCGTCGGAACGCAGAGCCTTAATGATTCCCGTCGATACTGCTTCTTGACCGTTATAGAGGTGCACGAAGCCAAACATCCGGCCTCGGTAGTACATTTCTGCACACTTGTCCTCGAAGAATCGACCCAGAATCATGTCTTCGTACAGTCTGAGTCCTTCTTCCTTCGTCACTGTGGTGGCAGTGGGTGAAAAGGTGGGTAATATCCGCTCCTGTACCATTTATTCGCAGTATCCTCGCAGCAACAATATAGGCTCTAGGCCGCCAGCTTTAATCTCTAACCAGTCTTAGATCTTAGGTGATTTTTCGTCCAAATTCACACTCAAAATGGTGCGCCCCTGCTAATTTATCCAACAGCGTGTCTCGGAACAGACCGGACTGTATTCAGCAATAATCCGTTTGGGGGGTAGGCAGTAACGCCTGTATCCGAAGCAATCGCCTCTAGAATCTCCGTTAGTATCCTATCGCCTACTATTGCCTATCGGGGAATAGACCTAAAGCTGAGAGTCTGTCCTAACGTTCATCAGAATTTGACCCTTGGGTTAGCTGATGAGGGGCGATCGCTTATCCAGAAAACCTAAGAAGTGTGCGCTTGTGCCTACGGCTCTCTCGGACTGGAACTAGTTTCAGATATTTTCTTTGCGAACAATCAAATATTCTCCGTTCAATATTGCAACTCTAAATCTAGTGGTCTATATTGTAGTCATCCGATATATAGTCTAGATATAGCGCTAGGAATCCAGTGATAACTTGACCCGATAGACCGTATGCGGTGAGTTGTTTCAATTGCTAAGGTTCGTTGCAATCGCGATCGCTTCTGGGTGAATAGAGGTTAGTATCAGGCACATCATTAGGTCTGCACGATCAAAGTTCGCCACATTTCAGGATTTGCGGGGATTGGCTATTTGAATCCCAAAAACTTGTGGAAAATCTTAAAATCCTTGAACCGTGATTTAGTCAATTTTGCAGGCTATACTATCCGACGATTAAGGTCGCACACATGATCTAGGTGAAGTTTTCCAAGTTCTAAGCTAGATAAACTACCTCTAGGCCATCCAGGGATTTCTAAGTCAGAAGATTGTTGCAGTTCAGTCAATTTTGCTGGGGATGTTAGGTTGTGAGAATTCCGTTGGACTACTACCGGATTTTAGGATTGCCCACTCAAGCGACTGCAGAGCAGTTGCAGCAAGCCTATCGCGATCGCACACTACAGCTTCCGCGTCGCGAATACTCAGAAGCAGCGATCGCGGCTCGAAAGGATTTAATTGATGAAGCCTACGCGGTTCTATCCGATGCTGATCAGCGACGTAGTTATGACACAGGCTTCTTGAAGGAACCCTATGCTTCGGGATCCGAGTCTTACGATTCGCCTCATGACTTAGTTCATATTGCTGAAAGCGGCACCAATGGCGGGGTTGATCCCTACACTCCCAGCATTGAAATCGAAGACCAGCAGTTTGTCGGCGCACTGCTGCTGTTGTTGGAGTTGGGCGAGTACGAATTAGTTTTGCGATTGGGGCGTCCATTTTTAACCAGTGGCAACCTAAATCTTGATCTACGGGATGGTCGCTACGGTGAACCAGAAATCGTCCTGGCAGATATTGTCCTGACCCTAGCCTTGGCCTGCTTAGAACTGGGGCGTGAGCAATGGCAGCAAGGACAGTACGAGAATGCCGCTGAGTCCCTAGAAACAGGGCAAGAGTTGCTATTACGGGAAGGGCTGTTCCCCACCTTGCGCGGTGAGATGCAGTCTGACTTGATGAAGCTCCGTCCCTACCGCGTTCTGGAGTTACTATCTTTGAGCGACGATGCTGAAGCTGAATACTATGAGCGTCGTAAGGGGCTGGGTATCCTCCAGGATATGCTGGATGAGCGGGGTGGCATTGACGGGACGGGAGATGATCAATCGGGACTATCGGTGGATGATTTTCTTCGCTTTGTGCAACAGCTTCGCAGCTATCTCACAACGGCGGAGCAGCAAGAAATTTTTGAAGAGGAAGCCCGTCGTCCCTCGGCAGTCGCCACCTACCTCGCCATCTATGCACTCATTGCGCGGGGCTTTGCTGAACGGCAGCCTGCCCTAATTCGACGAGCAAAGTTGATGCTGATTCGGTTGGGGATTCGTCAAGATGTCTACTTGGAACAGGCGCTGTGCGCCCTACTGCTCGGTCAAACCGAAGAAGCAAACCGAGCCTTATCCCTTAGTCAAGAATTCGATTCGCTAGCGTTCATCCGCGAGTATTCTCAGGAGTCTCCGGATCTTTTACCTGGGTTGTGCCTCTATGGTGAGCGGTGGTTGCAGAACGAGGTGTTTCCCCACTTCCGCGATCTGGCGCGTCAGCAAGCCTCCCTAAAAGATTACTTTGCGGATGAACAAGTTCAAGCTTACCTAGAGGAATTA includes these proteins:
- a CDS encoding beta-glucosidase, which translates into the protein MSRSRRVLPDWTTLSLERQVAQLVVVRASGFLFDHQILYPQWEPPAATLECWIRQLGVGGVILLEGSAVEVGLRSQQLQDWSAIPLLIAADIEEGVGQRFSGATGFPPPMALGAIAHRDLARAIALAEVMGQCTAQEALAIGINWLFAPVVDVNNNPQNPVINIRAFGETPDVVSQLSTAFIRGAQRHPVLTTAKHFPGHGDTDTDSHLHLPVIPHTLERLRTLEFLPFEAAIAAGVDAVMTAHLLVPGIDPDAPATLSHALLTEQLRIGMDFDGLIVTDALVMGAIAQRYGVEETAVRAIAAGSDILLMPADPERTIAAVCQAVKTGRIPLERIHASLDRLWQAKAKGAIAHSSGDTSHAWEQVSPPPVNLEAIAQPRAIATAEAILRESMQQSRPRTVPPVSEGDSAWNLILLDTAIHCPMLGLNAPAIARPQALGYTLKLLDSHAIAADPLPDLPPTVLQLFLRGNPFRNTAGLLHQAQVWLKALSHADALRGVVIYGSPYALDALKPLIPDRIPWIFSYGQMPQAQAIALDVLFGAAVQNSEMKGDRPFTD
- a CDS encoding chlororespiratory reduction protein 7; its protein translation is MPDSMMFQEDAYVVLETNQPEQFFTPDELLAKLKGVLSANPDNIPADVRRYSSLDDQARYLMETSCELNLGPDQYLQWYVVRLEK
- the pdhA gene encoding pyruvate dehydrogenase (acetyl-transferring) E1 component subunit alpha, with product MVQERILPTFSPTATTVTKEEGLRLYEDMILGRFFEDKCAEMYYRGRMFGFVHLYNGQEAVSTGIIKALRSDDYVCSTYRDHVHALSAGVPAREVMAELFGKETGCSKGRGGSMHLFSAEHGLLGGYAFVSEGIPIATGAAFQSKYRREAMGDESADQVTVCFFGDGASNNGQFFECLNMASLWKLPIIYVVENNKWAIGMAHDRATSQPEIYKKASVFNMVGVEVDGMDVLAVREVAKEAVARARAGEGPTLIEALTYRFRGHSLADPDELRSKEEKEEWFSRDPIKRFANYLTGNNIVAEEELKEIERRIQNVIVDAVQFAESSPEPDPKDLYKYIFAED
- a CDS encoding DUF4101 domain-containing protein: MRIPLDYYRILGLPTQATAEQLQQAYRDRTLQLPRREYSEAAIAARKDLIDEAYAVLSDADQRRSYDTGFLKEPYASGSESYDSPHDLVHIAESGTNGGVDPYTPSIEIEDQQFVGALLLLLELGEYELVLRLGRPFLTSGNLNLDLRDGRYGEPEIVLADIVLTLALACLELGREQWQQGQYENAAESLETGQELLLREGLFPTLRGEMQSDLMKLRPYRVLELLSLSDDAEAEYYERRKGLGILQDMLDERGGIDGTGDDQSGLSVDDFLRFVQQLRSYLTTAEQQEIFEEEARRPSAVATYLAIYALIARGFAERQPALIRRAKLMLIRLGIRQDVYLEQALCALLLGQTEEANRALSLSQEFDSLAFIREYSQESPDLLPGLCLYGERWLQNEVFPHFRDLARQQASLKDYFADEQVQAYLEELPNEAESSGSWTSATPIARSADRYATATSQDTYHAIADSSSESAGYGAIANMSTTATLESKSDAVTTNGVTTMPAAERISQTAHPGSTGYASNSRGARTQALADRRSVSPGTSSRPPHSPVRRSSGGPRLDRLALVIGVGLLGLLGTVFVVSKLVQALAGGGAKSESSAAVTELQVAPLSAIPAAIASQIPAQAPTGDLTEETAKEVVEAWLSAKSKAMGEQHQVDQLSSILSEPALSQWQQRATQLEQGGSYVEYTHDVTIDTVNFDEATPDQASVEATVSEKADVYENGEISEASSYDDTLRVMYTLVRQDGQWRIQGMTVL
- the rbfA gene encoding 30S ribosome-binding factor RbfA, translating into MATDRRVARVSELIKREVSQMLFSDIKDDRVGMGMVSVTEVEVSNDLQHARIFVSIYGTDEARAETMEGLKSATGFVRSELGHRMRLRRTPEVVFIEDRGIERGTQVLSLINRLSEERKAKESAESVVESTVEPE